In bacterium, the following proteins share a genomic window:
- a CDS encoding serine O-acetyltransferase — protein sequence MRLGIIFNVDFYELIKKLKIHERRPKIITFKLKESINGVRLCRQLLILGKQYSEVRLAIKKDKEALKRLDPAFETPYQYLFHAGFQSLKLYRYSHMLYETGFKLIAFAIYHLARILYGVDIHPAAVIKPGVVIDHGVGLVIGSTAVVGSGTVLYHGVTLGSKNLSTGKRHPTLGRNVFVGAGAKILGPVKIGDGAKIGANSVVLNDVPENATAVGIPAKIIIKTTPNSKNSDDLDHLCEDEESHCLCLNTSHWIAQEVK from the coding sequence ATGCGTCTTGGAATAATATTTAATGTAGATTTTTATGAGCTTATTAAAAAATTGAAAATCCACGAGAGGAGGCCTAAAATTATTACATTCAAATTAAAGGAGAGTATAAATGGGGTGCGGTTGTGTAGGCAACTTCTTATTCTGGGAAAACAATATAGTGAGGTTCGCCTCGCCATCAAAAAAGACAAAGAAGCTCTAAAACGATTAGATCCAGCTTTTGAAACCCCTTACCAGTACCTGTTTCACGCAGGTTTTCAGTCCCTTAAACTTTACAGGTATTCTCATATGCTTTATGAAACGGGGTTCAAGCTTATTGCCTTCGCTATATATCACCTTGCCAGAATATTATACGGCGTTGACATACATCCAGCTGCTGTTATAAAACCAGGGGTTGTGATAGACCACGGGGTTGGTTTGGTCATTGGCTCAACGGCAGTAGTAGGAAGTGGCACTGTACTATATCACGGCGTTACCCTCGGTTCAAAAAATCTCTCAACGGGCAAGCGACATCCTACCCTCGGCAGAAACGTCTTTGTGGGAGCCGGTGCGAAAATACTCGGGCCTGTTAAAATAGGCGATGGAGCCAAAATTGGGGCAAATAGTGTGGTCCTTAACGATGTTCCAGAAAATGCTACGGCAGTAGGGATTCCAGCTAAGATCATTATAAAAACTACTCCCAATTCAAAAAATAGTGACGACTTAGATCACCTTTGTGAAGACGAGGAAAGCCACTGTTTATGTCTAAACACAAGTCATTGGATAGCACAAGAGGTGAAATAA
- a CDS encoding cysteine synthase family protein, translated as MAKKQSDLLSTLSFIKIGDTPLVYLQKYEIFVKLERSNPTGSIKDRAAYFMLFQAIKEGKITRHTTIVEPTSGNTGISLAWLATQLGLKAILTMPKAASIERIKLLQGLGARVILTDTIEEAVEKAKAISENKDFFMPNQFENERNVLAHFSTTGPEILKQMDYQLDAFVAGVGSGGTITGVGKFLKEFNPTIKIIAVEPKQSAILSGGSPGKHKIQGIGAGFKPKILDLKLIDEIIQIDDSEALGWTVKLWKEGIFAGISSSANLLASLKIKEKYKFKRIVTVFPDDGYKYLSQILGNS; from the coding sequence ATGGCGAAAAAGCAAAGCGATCTTCTGTCAACCTTGTCTTTCATAAAAATCGGTGATACACCATTAGTTTATCTGCAAAAATACGAAATATTCGTAAAACTTGAAAGATCCAATCCTACGGGTAGTATAAAAGATAGAGCCGCTTACTTCATGCTATTTCAAGCAATCAAAGAAGGCAAAATAACGCGACATACCACTATCGTGGAACCTACCAGCGGAAATACGGGAATATCCTTAGCCTGGCTGGCAACTCAATTGGGTCTAAAGGCAATCTTAACAATGCCAAAAGCAGCATCTATCGAAAGAATCAAGCTCTTACAAGGTCTGGGAGCAAGAGTAATATTAACTGATACCATTGAAGAAGCCGTAGAAAAAGCCAAAGCTATTTCCGAAAATAAGGATTTTTTTATGCCAAACCAGTTTGAAAACGAAAGGAATGTACTTGCTCACTTTTCTACAACAGGGCCTGAAATCCTAAAACAAATGGACTATCAACTTGATGCTTTTGTAGCTGGTGTAGGATCCGGAGGAACAATAACGGGTGTTGGGAAGTTCCTAAAAGAATTTAACCCGACCATAAAAATCATAGCGGTTGAGCCAAAACAATCCGCAATTTTAAGTGGTGGTTCCCCTGGTAAACACAAAATTCAGGGAATAGGTGCGGGCTTTAAGCCTAAAATACTTGATTTAAAGCTGATTGATGAAATAATCCAAATCGATGACAGCGAAGCACTGGGTTGGACGGTCAAATTGTGGAAAGAAGGAATATTTGCAGGAATATCCTCCTCAGCCAATCTCTTGGCATCCTTGAAGATCAAAGAGAAGTACAAATTTAAAAGAATTGTTACCGTTTTTCCAGATGATGGGTATAAATACCTTTCGCAGATTCTGGGCAATTCTTAA